The genomic DNA TTTTGACTGTTTATGAAGCAGCCGAATTCCTAAGCCTTACGGTGCCGACTATTTACAGCAAGGTAAGCAAAGGCGAATTGCCGGTAATGAAAAGGGGCAAGCGTTTGTATTTTTCAGCAAATGAACTTACTGAGTACTTAAAGGCAGGGCGTAAAAAGTCAAATTCTGAA from Tenuifilum sp. 4138str includes the following:
- a CDS encoding helix-turn-helix domain-containing protein produces the protein MNNPFETIEERLSVIEKLLLDLKRNPKTIETPEQPERLLTVYEAAEFLSLTVPTIYSKVSKGELPVMKRGKRLYFSANELTEYLKAGRKKSNSEIEKEAEAYLKKKGGRHE